The Candida dubliniensis CD36 chromosome 2, complete sequence genome contains a region encoding:
- a CDS encoding AMP deaminase, putative (Similar to S. cerevisiae AMD1) produces MTGKSTLSMSLENSHQLDDNENVLYSMSDEDDDYQHHFHQDSDEDELPKSFNSAHFSISEDRFMKDHDLKVKAFEALHNNSSNNNNNSQTQTFSPQSPKLTTIRRRSSIIDMPQRVNNFNPTSPQNKFGQNFATDPNALPEEYPSDELIEFYQNVKKCLDFRHKYLDLSLQTPESSNPKNQPDWKIYPPPPKPTYKSKNRFNQIPRESDDDEEEEFDFNKCEIPNIIDSPYYFGLDDEDVYQVHEKKTDKTLVKIPNLHDYYSDLNTISKISSDGPSKSFAYKRLQYLEAKWNMYYLLNEFEETKQSKRNPHRDFYNVRKVDTHIHHSACMNQKHLLRFIKYKLKTEPDKQVIFRDGKILTLAEVFKSLNLTAYDLSIDTLDMHAHTDTFHRFDKFNLKYNPIGESRLREIFLKTDNFVDGKYLAEITQQVMEDLESSKYQMNELRISIYGRSIHEWDKLAAWVIDNKLFSHNVRWLIQVPRLYDIYKKNGNVRSFLDIMKNVFEPLFEVSLNPKSHPKLYVFLQRVVGFDSVDDESKSEKPIQSRKYPPASEWNSISNPPYSYYLYYLYANIASLNNLRMKNNMNTFVLRPHCGEAGDPEHLISAFLTSYGISHGILLRKVPFIQYLYYLDQIGLAMSPLSNNALFLTYDKNPFYNFFKKGLNVSLSTDDPLQFSYTKEPLIEEYSVAAQIYKLSGVDMCELARNSCLQSGWEANIKKHWLGKNYMKGGVEGNDIEKTNVPDIRVAFREDALQSEKNLVKYYNGLHRKSSDANSAT; encoded by the coding sequence AACTCTCATCAATTGGATGACAACGAAAACGTGTTGTACTCCATGtcagatgaagatgatgattatcAGCACCATTTCCATCAAGACAGCGATGAGGACGAATTGCCCAAATCATTCAACTCGGCCcacttttcaatttctgaAGACAGGTTTATGAAAGATCATGATTTGAAAGTAAAGGCTTTTGAGGCGTTGCATAACAATAGcagtaataataacaataatagtCAAACCCAAACTTTTTCACCTCAGTCTCCTAAACTAACTAcaattagaagaagatcATCTATTATTGACATGCCACAAAGAGTAAACAACTTTAATCCAACCAGCCCCCAAAACAAGTTTGGTCAAAATTTTGCTACTGATCCCAATGCCTTGCCAGAGGAATACCCTTCAGATGAGCTAATTGAGTTTTACCAAAATGTGAAAAAATGCTTAGACTTTAGACACAAGTATTTAGATTTATCGTTACAAACACCAGAACTGTCTAATCCCAAAAACCAGCCAGATTGGAAAATCTATCCGCCACCTCCAAAACCTACATATAAATCTAAAAATAGATTCAATCAAATTCCTAGAGAATCCGACGATGACGAAGAAGAGGAATTCGACTTTAATAAGTGTGAAATTCCAAATATCATAGATAGCCCTTATTATTTTGGCCTTGATGACGAAGACGTTTATCAAGTGCACGAGAAAAAAACAGATAAGACATTGGTCAAGATTCCCAATTTGCATGATTACTACTCGGACTTGAATACAATTTCGAAAATATCTTCTGATGGACCTTCAAAGTCTTTTGCATACAAGAGGTTGCAATATTTAGAAGCGAAATGGAACATGTATTACTTGTTGAACGAGTTTGAGGAAACAAAACAATCCAAACGTAATCCACACAGAGACTTCTACAATGTCCGTAAAGTTGATACACATATCCACCACTCTGCTTGCATGAACCAGAAGCATTTATTACGGttcattaaatataaattgaagACGGAACCTGACAAGCAAGTCATTTTCAGAGATGGCAAGATTTTGACATTGGCAGAAGTGTTCAAATCGTTGAATTTAACAGCGTACGATTTGTCTATTGATACTTTGGATATGCATGCGCACACCGATACTTTCCAcagatttgataaattcaatttaaagTACAACCCAATAGGCGAGTCCAGATTGAGGGAGATATTTTTGAAGACTGACAACTTTGTTGATGGGAAATATTTGGCAGAAATAACCCAACAAGTTATGGAGGATTTAGAAAGCTCCAAGTatcaaatgaatgaattgaGGATTTCCATTTATGGAAGGTCCATCCATGAGTGGGACAAATTGGCAGCTTGGGTTATTGACAACAAATTATTCAGCCACAATGTTAGATGGTTAATACAAGTGCCAAGATTGTATGATATTTATAAGAAGAATGGCAATGTTAGGTCCTTTCTTGATATTATGAAAAATGTTTTCGAACCATTGTTTGAGGTCTCGCTTAATCCAAAATCACACCCAAAGCTATATGTGTTTTTGCAAAGAGTAGTTGGATTTGACTCCGTTGATGATGAATCCAAGTCTGAAAAACCAATACAATCGCGCAAATATCCGCCGGCCAGTGAATGGAACTCCATTTCCAACCCGCCCTATTCCTATTATTTGTACTATCTTTATGCAAATATTGCCAGCTTGAATAATTTgagaatgaaaaataatatgaATACATTTGTGTTGAGACCACATTGTGGTGAAGCTGGTGATCCAGAGCACTTGATTAGTGCATTTCTAACCTCGTACGGAATTTCGCATGGTATTTTATTGAGAAAAGTGCCATTCATTCAGTACTTGTATTACCTAGACCAGATTGGGTTGGCCATGTCACCGCTTTCTAACAATGCGTTATTTTTGACTTATGATAAGAATCCTTTCTAcaactttttcaaaaagGGGTTGAATGTATCATTGTCCACAGATGACCCATTACAGTTCTCATACACAAAAGAACCTTTGATAGAAGAGTATTCTGTTGCAGCACAAATTTACAAGTTGTCTGGTGTCGACATGTGTGAATTGGCTAGAAACTCGTGTTTACAGAGTGGATGGGAAGCAAATATCAAGAAGCACTGGCTAGGTAAAAACTATATGAAGGGGGGTGTTGAAGGAAATGACATTGAGAAAACCAATGTTCCTGATATCAGAGTGGCATTCAGAGAAGATGCATTGCAATCAGAGAAAAACTTGGTGAAATATTATAATGGATTGCACAGAAAACTGCTGGATGCAAATTCTGCGACGTAA
- a CDS encoding hmp-phosphate kinase, putative (Similar to S. cerevisiae THI20), with protein MATKIIQLKEPVLSLPKVDLKAVMTIAGSDSSGGAGIEADLKTFNAFGVYGLTCIAALTAQNTTGVRRFDKTSQRLIKEILAANLEDMLYGYTRETAPLKVIKTGMLTNESIAELIDQMPRINEYNVKLIVDPVMVSTSGSKLSDDKGMKLCVEKLMNQAFLVTPNFPEALALYELTNRVDRKITIHSMYDFIDFVISLQKSLGCKNILVKGGHIPFTENNQPATDYNNNNTQIRDVLYESEHERVTVFESTYIDSKDNHGSGCTLASAISANITKGLSLEDSILISIDFIHRGMISSENKLGFGSGPLNHTIAPAHVASSIIKTTESIVGQMANQSGKFLDYLINHPDVKNNWRKYTEHRFVKDLAENNLPFNKFLYFLKQDYHYLVNYAQMHGLAASLAPTYQQTHAQATIIAEIVEEIERHKQKLSATYNINYETDLDLDLELSPGPACLAYCNYLLEVGKKEDFLGLKVALAPCLHGYSEAAIKGQKIRRHQVNFGVVNKEEAAVYQTWLDDYTSDWYTHAESEGRMALQSLIKSMSPNEKRVEELVQIFNKVTLLEIDFWNEVLNIENS; from the coding sequence ATGGCCACCAAAATAATTCAGCTAAAGGAACCAGTCTTATCACTTCCTAAAGTAGATCTCAAGGCTGTTATGACAATTGCTGGCAGCGATTCGTCAGGAGGAGCTGGGATTGAGGCGGATTTGAAGACATTTAATGCGTTTGGTGTATATGGATTGACTTGTATAGCAGCATTAACTGCTCAGAATACAACCGGTGTTCGAAGATTTGATAAAACTTCACAAAGGCTAATAAAGGAAATTTTAGCAGCTAATTTGGAGGACATGTTGTATGGATACACACGGGAAACTGCCCCTTTGAAAGTAATCAAGACCGGAATGCTCacaaatgaatcaattgccGAATTAATCGATCAAATGCCAAGAATAAACGAGTATAATGTGAAGTTGATTGTGGATCCTGTTATGGTTAGCACATCGGGATCAAAATTATCAGACGACAAAGGCATGAAACTAtgtgttgaaaaattgatgaatcagGCGTTTTTGGTAACACCCAATTTTCCCGAAGCATTGGCATTATATGAGTTGACAAATCGCGTTGATAGAAAAATAACTATACATTCAATGTATGATTTCATTGACTTTGTAATCTCACTACAAAAGTCTTTGGGATGCAAAAACATACTTGTTAAAGGTGGACATATTCCTTTTACCGAAAACAATCAACCAGCAACAGattataacaataataatacccAAATCAGAGATGTATTATATGAAAGCGAACATGAAAGAGTTACAGTCTTTGAATCTACGTATATTGATTCGAAGGATAACCATGGCAGTGGATGCACTTTGGCATCAGCAATTTCAGCTAATATTACCAAGGGTTTGCTGTTGGaagattcaattttgatatCAATCGATTTCATTCATCGTGGAATGATTAGTCTGGAAAATAAGTTAGGCTTTGGTAGTGGTCCGTTGAACCATACAATTGCTCCTGCCCATGTTGCCAGTTCTATTATCAAGACCACAGAAAGTATTGTTGGACAAATGGCAAATCAGTCTGGAAAGTTCTTAGATTACCTTATTAATCATCCAGATGTAAAGAACAATTGGAGAAAGTACACGGAGCACAGGTTTGTCAAAGATCTAGCAGAAAACAATCTTCCATTTAACAAATTCTTGTATTTTCTTAAACAGGATTACCATTACCTAGTGAACTATGCTCAAATGCACGGCCTTGCTGCTTCATTGGCACCAACATATCAGCAAACGCATGCACAAGCAACAATTATCGCTGAAATAGTGGAGGAAATAGAAAGACATAAACAGAAACTTTCAGCAACATACAATATCAATTACGAGActgatttggatttggatttaGAATTATCACCAGGACCCGCCTGCTTGGCATACTGCAACTACTTGCTTGAAGTTGGCAAAAAAGAAGACTTTTTGGGTCTTAAAGTTGCTCTTGCGCCCTGTTTACATGGGTATTCTGAGGCCGCTATTAAAGGTCAAAAAATACGTAGACACCAGGTAAATTTTGGAGTTGttaataaagaagaagctGCAGTATATCAAACTTGGTTAGACGATTACACGTCAGATTGGTACACGCATGCAGAATCAGAAGGAAGAATGGCCCTACAGCtgttgatcaaatcaatgCTGCCAAACGAAAAAAGAGTAGAAGAATTGgttcaaatttttaataaagtCACCTTATTGGAAATTGACTTCTGGAATGAGGTCTTGAATATAgaaaattcttga